GGGCCGGCCCCGGGGGTGGATGACGTCGTGCAGCACGACGGGTGGCGGGACGGCCTCGGCCGGGTCGTCCTCGTACACCGGTCGCGGCCGCTCCGCGACTCCGTGGTCGTACTCGTCGAAGAACGCGAGAACGTCCCGGTGCATCTCCTCCGTCACCACCGGGCCGTCCCCGTCCACGGGCTCGCCCACGTCGGTGAGCAGGATCCGCAAGGGACGGTCCTGGCGCTCCATGTCGCCCAGGACGTAGACGCGAAGGTGCGCCGGAATCGCCAGGTACGCCTTACGGAGGGCCGCACGGCTGAGCTCGGTCGGCTCCCGCCGGTAGTGCCGGATCGCCTCGTGGCAGCGCTGGGCCGTCGTCGGCCTGCCGCTCAACTCGTCGATGCGGTCGGCGACTTCGAGGAGAAAGCTCTCCGGGGTGAGCGGCTCGGGGTACCGGGCGCCCCACCTGGACGGCGGCTCGGGAGGCGGCGGCGCCTCGGGATCCCGCACCGCGATGGTCCCCTTGGCCAGCCTGCGCTCCAGCCCGGCGAGGTCGACGAGGTCGCGCCTCTCGCACTCGATCGCGCCGTCCGCGTACACGACGAGATCGTGCACGTCGTACACGTCCGCCACCTGGTGCCTGCGCCACACATGGCACCAGACCCCGTCGACCTTCTCCCCGCCCACCGTCCGGTACGTCGGCCCCCGCCATGTCATGCGGGCACCCTA
Above is a window of Streptomyces sp. NBC_00490 DNA encoding:
- a CDS encoding NADAR family protein; the protein is MTWRGPTYRTVGGEKVDGVWCHVWRRHQVADVYDVHDLVVYADGAIECERRDLVDLAGLERRLAKGTIAVRDPEAPPPPEPPSRWGARYPEPLTPESFLLEVADRIDELSGRPTTAQRCHEAIRHYRREPTELSRAALRKAYLAIPAHLRVYVLGDMERQDRPLRILLTDVGEPVDGDGPVVTEEMHRDVLAFFDEYDHGVAERPRPVYEDDPAEAVPPPVVLHDVIHPRGRPEKLDLFVLRNDYPSEIHFAGTTHPSVHEAYWALAESHRGDDWPDVRLAVMAGLLRAKFTQHPDLAEILLATGDAPIGYTGHKESPYWREAGSRGGRNWVGRLLELVRSELSWPTGE